AGAGATTGGCGCCGTCAATGAAGAGTGCAATTTTTTCGCGTGGGTCAAACATCGCTTACCAATTCCAATGAGAGAAATCGAAATTCGCCTGGCATCAAATTTCAATAAATACAATGGCTTATTGTGATTGTTGATCTGATGCTTACTTTACCAACTGTTCATATAAGAGAGATTTAGGGCACGATTCCGCATATTCCAAGCAACCTTTGGTGGAATTGTCGCATTCTCCATGGAAATTTAGCTCGGCGCCGGATAAAGACGAGGGGAGTCGGAACGAAAAACTTGTATTTGCCCGGTTTTAATTGTATCGGGCGTGCTAATCCCGAAATGACGACCGTAAAGGACAGGCAATGGCCCGTGTCACAGTTGAAGATTGCATCGACAAGGTGGAGAACCGCTTCGAGCTGGTTCTGCTCGCCAGCCACCGCGCCCGGCTGATTTCCCAGGGCGCCTCGATCACCATCGATCGCGACAACGACAAGAATCCTGTCGTGGCGCTGCGCGAAATCGCCGACGAGACGCTTTCGCCCGATGACCTCAAGGAAGATCTGATCCATTCGCTGCAGAAACATGTCGAAGTCGACGAGCCCGAGCCCGATCCCGCCAGCATGATCGCCGCCGGTGGCGCTGCTGCCGCCGACAGCGAGGAGCAGGAT
This DNA window, taken from Rhizobium etli CFN 42, encodes the following:
- the rpoZ gene encoding DNA-directed RNA polymerase subunit omega → MARVTVEDCIDKVENRFELVLLASHRARLISQGASITIDRDNDKNPVVALREIADETLSPDDLKEDLIHSLQKHVEVDEPEPDPASMIAAGGAAAADSEEQDDLPETITFDQMSEEELLAGIEGLVPPEKSDDY